AACTAGAAGAGATGATATATTCTTTCGACATGGATGGAGCAATTAATACACTTTATAAGATAGCTGAGAAGTTACAAATCAAGGGGGGTTTTTAAAAAATGGGTAATCAACAGGAAAGGCCAAAAATTCTAATAGTTGACGATAATCCTTCAAGTATTATGGTGCTCGGTGAAGAATTGAAAAAAGATTACAATGTATATATTGCAACAAATGGTGAAACGGCTATAAAAAAAGCAATCTCAACCTCCCCTGACTTGATTTTGCTAGACATAGTGATGCCTGGAATGGATGGCTATGCCGTATGCAAGCAATTAAAGGAAAACGATATCACAAGAAACATACCGATTATATTTGTTACTGCAAAAGATACAGATGAGGACGAGGAAAAAGGATTAAATATAGGAGCAGTAGACTATATAACAAAACCTTTCAGCATCCCAATAGTCAAGGCAAGGGTTAAAACTCATATTGAACTGAAAAAAAAGACAGATATTCTCGAAAACCTATCTTTAAGAAACGGATTGACGGGTATATTCAATCGTAGACAATTTGAAAATGTACTATCTAATGAATGGAAAAGGGCTATAAGAAAAGGAAGCACCCTCTCATTAATTTTTATAGACATTGACCATTTCAAAGCGTTTAATGATAATTATGGACATATCGCAGGAGATGACTGTCTAAAGGCAGTGGCTGGAACTTTGACAGCAACTCTTAGAAGATCTACCGATTTCGTTGCAAGGTATGGCGGCGAAGAGTTTGCAGTAATACTACCTGAAACAGACATTGACAACGCTATTGCAGTAGCTGAGATGCTGAGGAAAGCTATTTTAGGATTAAAAATAGAACATAAATTTTCAAAGGTAGAGCCTTATCTAACAGTCAGTGTGGGAATAGGAACCACATCTCCAACACGAGATTCAGAATATAAAATCATTATAGAGGCTGCTGATAATGCACTGTACGAAGCAAAAAACTCAGGACGAAACCGTGTATGTTACCGCAAATTTTGAACAACAAGTCCTAAAAATTTTAAAAAACCAACAACATTAGCCTTTAAAGGCAAGTAAGCATGGTAAAAGACTTCACTTCGCAGAAAAAAACTCCATAAAGAAGGTCATCATCAACGGTTATTTCAAAAATCTGCCTAAGGGTCGAGTTCAATGGAAACAAAAAGAGGGATTTCCTTTTATGGAAATCCCACCTTGAATTATTACATATGGCTCCCCAGCGCGGACTCGAACCACGGACCCGCTGGTTAACAGCCAGCTGCTCTACCGACTGAGCTACTGGGGAACATTACTTTTATATAAGATACCAAGATGAACCTAATTGTCAATGCTTTTGAAAGAGAACTCAACGACAACTCGTACAAATCACCAAATTATCTAAGCTAACCCCCGTACTTCTGCTTATGTACTCCAGCTGCTCCTTAGGAGCGAAGTAACGACCGCAAATCTGACAAGAGGCCATCTCAAAGGTCTTGCCCCATATTTTTCTTGTGCCCCTCCCATCATCCTCCATTGCAATATGGCCAGTAGGACAGATATAAACGCAAGAACCGCATCCAATACAAGTAGCCGGGGCCTCCATGAATGGACCACCCACTCTCTTTCTCTGTCCCCTTCCTGAGAGACCAATGGCGCTTACACCAACGATTGACTCACACGCCTTGACACAGAGACGGCACAGAATGCACTTCCCTTTCTCTTTCGAAACTTTGAACCTCGATTCTGGTTTAACCCCCATTTCGATTGCCATTTCTCTGATAACTTCAGAATCAGGACAACGCGCCATGAGAAGTTGTAAAACGAGCTTCCGTACCGCCTTGACTCTTTCTGATTTGGTATTCACTACAAGGCCATCCTCAACCTTATATATGCAGGAAGTAACAATCCTTGATCTACCGTTTTTGGCTATTTCTACGACACACATGCGGCAACTCCCCGTCGGGGACAGCGCAGCATGATGGCAAAGGGTGGGAATCTCAATACCCCTTTCCTTCGCCACTTCAAGTATAGTTCTCCCCTCCTCAGCTTCAATCCTTCTACCATCTATCGTGAAACTTACCATGTGCATTACCCCTACTTGACAGAAATAGCTTCAAATTTACAGACCTCTTTACAGGTCCCGCACTTTATACACTTCTTATGATCTATGACGTGTACTTTTTTACGTTCCCCACTTATGCACTCCACAGGACATCTCTTTGCACATACCCCGCAACCTGTACACTTGTCTGCCAGAACCACATACTTAATAAGCGCTTTGCAAACTCCGGCCGGACACTTCTTTTTGTTTATATGGGCCTCATATTCACTGCGGAAGTATCTAATCGTACTCAACACAGGATTGGGAGCACTTCCACCCAAGGCGCAAAGGGATCCATCCTGAATCGCCTGTCCCATAGTCTCCAACAGCTCTATATCTCCCTTCTTTCCCCTTCCATGAGATATATCATGGAGAATCT
The Syntrophales bacterium genome window above contains:
- a CDS encoding PleD family two-component system response regulator — translated: MGNQQERPKILIVDDNPSSIMVLGEELKKDYNVYIATNGETAIKKAISTSPDLILLDIVMPGMDGYAVCKQLKENDITRNIPIIFVTAKDTDEDEEKGLNIGAVDYITKPFSIPIVKARVKTHIELKKKTDILENLSLRNGLTGIFNRRQFENVLSNEWKRAIRKGSTLSLIFIDIDHFKAFNDNYGHIAGDDCLKAVAGTLTATLRRSTDFVARYGGEEFAVILPETDIDNAIAVAEMLRKAILGLKIEHKFSKVEPYLTVSVGIGTTSPTRDSEYKIIIEAADNALYEAKNSGRNRVCYRKF
- a CDS encoding 2Fe-2S iron-sulfur cluster-binding protein: MVSFTIDGRRIEAEEGRTILEVAKERGIEIPTLCHHAALSPTGSCRMCVVEIAKNGRSRIVTSCIYKVEDGLVVNTKSERVKAVRKLVLQLLMARCPDSEVIREMAIEMGVKPESRFKVSKEKGKCILCRLCVKACESIVGVSAIGLSGRGQRKRVGGPFMEAPATCIGCGSCVYICPTGHIAMEDDGRGTRKIWGKTFEMASCQICGRYFAPKEQLEYISRSTGVSLDNLVICTSCR